Proteins encoded in a region of the Bufo gargarizans isolate SCDJY-AF-19 unplaced genomic scaffold, ASM1485885v1 original_scaffold_1589_pilon, whole genome shotgun sequence genome:
- the LOC122923421 gene encoding oocyte zinc finger protein XlCOF6.1-like isoform X1 produces MSERREAAHMWDPPGSDDDDCPIPYTDAFGPMNGAEDENTLYIQQCGVLLDCHDDVDDISQSAPGEESEESFFDSEKKNCSPHSSSAKAGPSGKGTSKLSNIIAHLQSLASERESSRRETGVEETVAFQMAESSYGYDTQDIPFEDHAEHLASPRGRSHSSDQRLKAFKAIKILQDTDSKDKKYICVECGKTSRYKSAYLRHKRTHTGEKPFSCTDCGKCFRRSSQLVTHQRIHTGEKPYTCLRCGKSFSCNSTLVTHQRTHTGEKPYICIECGKGFIHSSDYNRHHRVHRGEKRYTCKECGKSFSQSSYLVIHQRIHTGEKPFVCNDCGKCFSRNSSLVTHQRVHTGERPYTCAECGKSFRQSSHLLIHQRTHTPDSHLALRAMM; encoded by the exons atgAGCGAGCGGAGAGAAGCCGCACACATGTGGGACCCTCCCGGCTCAGACGACGATGACTGCCCCATACCTTACACAG ACGCGTTTGGGCCGATGAATGGAGCTGAAGACGAGAACACGTTGTACATCCAGCAGTGCGGCGTGCTCTTAGACTGTCACGACGACGTTGACGACATTTCTCAGTCGGCTCCAGGTGAAGAGAGCGAGGAAAGCTTCTTTGATTCTGAGAAGAAGAATTGCTCACCTCACAGCAGCTCAGCCAAAGCGGGCCCCAGCGGCAAAGGGACGAGCAAGCTGTCTAACATCATAGCCCATCTGCAGAGCTTGGCCAGCGAGCGGGAGTCGTCCCGCAGGGAGACTGGGGTGGAGGAGACCGTCGCTTTTCAGATGGCTGAAAGCTCTTACGGTTATGACACACAGGACATTCCCTTTGAAGATCACGCCGAGCACTTGGCCTCCCCCAGGGGGCGCTCACACTCCTCAGATCAACGCCTAAAAGCTTTTAAAGcaattaaaatcctgcaggacaCGGACTCGAAGGACAAAAAGTATATTTGTGTGGAGTGTGGGAAAACTAGCCGTTACAAGTCTGCCTATCTACGGCACAAGAGGACGCACACCGGCGAGAAACCCTTCAGTTGTACCGATTGTGGTAAGTGTTTCCGGAGGAGTTCTCAGCTGGTAACTCACCAGCGAATCCATACCGGTGAGAAGCCCTACACCTGCCTGCGCTGCGGGAAGAGCTTCAGCTGTAACTCCACCCTGGTGACCCACCAGAGGACCCACACGGGCGAGAAGCCTTATATATGCATTGAGTGCGGTAAGGGCTTCATCCACAGTTCTGACTACAACCGTCACCACCGCGTCCATCGTGGAGAGAAGCGCTACACCTGTAAAGAGTGTGGGAAGAGCTTCAGCCAGAGCTCCTACCTGGTCATCCACCAGCGCATCCACACCGGAGAGAAACCATTTGTGTGTAATGATTGTGGAAAGTGTTTCAGCCGCAACTCTTCACTGGTGACACATCAGAGGGTGCACACCGGCGAGCGGCCATACACCTGCGCAGAATGTGGAAAGAGCTTCCGCCAAAGTTCCCACCTCCTCATCCACCAGAGGACACATACTCCAGACAGTCACCTGGCGCTTCGTGCCATGATGTGA
- the LOC122923421 gene encoding oocyte zinc finger protein XlCOF6.1-like isoform X3 gives MNGAEDENTLYIQQCGVLLDCHDDVDDISQSAPGEESEESFFDSEKKNCSPHSSSAKAGPSGKGTSKLSNIIAHLQSLASERESSRRETGVEETVAFQMAESSYGYDTQDIPFEDHAEHLASPRGRSHSSDQRLKAFKAIKILQDTDSKDKKYICVECGKTSRYKSAYLRHKRTHTGEKPFSCTDCGKCFRRSSQLVTHQRIHTGEKPYTCLRCGKSFSCNSTLVTHQRTHTGEKPYICIECGKGFIHSSDYNRHHRVHRGEKRYTCKECGKSFSQSSYLVIHQRIHTGEKPFVCNDCGKCFSRNSSLVTHQRVHTGERPYTCAECGKSFRQSSHLLIHQRTHTPDSHLALRAMM, from the coding sequence ATGAATGGAGCTGAAGACGAGAACACGTTGTACATCCAGCAGTGCGGCGTGCTCTTAGACTGTCACGACGACGTTGACGACATTTCTCAGTCGGCTCCAGGTGAAGAGAGCGAGGAAAGCTTCTTTGATTCTGAGAAGAAGAATTGCTCACCTCACAGCAGCTCAGCCAAAGCGGGCCCCAGCGGCAAAGGGACGAGCAAGCTGTCTAACATCATAGCCCATCTGCAGAGCTTGGCCAGCGAGCGGGAGTCGTCCCGCAGGGAGACTGGGGTGGAGGAGACCGTCGCTTTTCAGATGGCTGAAAGCTCTTACGGTTATGACACACAGGACATTCCCTTTGAAGATCACGCCGAGCACTTGGCCTCCCCCAGGGGGCGCTCACACTCCTCAGATCAACGCCTAAAAGCTTTTAAAGcaattaaaatcctgcaggacaCGGACTCGAAGGACAAAAAGTATATTTGTGTGGAGTGTGGGAAAACTAGCCGTTACAAGTCTGCCTATCTACGGCACAAGAGGACGCACACCGGCGAGAAACCCTTCAGTTGTACCGATTGTGGTAAGTGTTTCCGGAGGAGTTCTCAGCTGGTAACTCACCAGCGAATCCATACCGGTGAGAAGCCCTACACCTGCCTGCGCTGCGGGAAGAGCTTCAGCTGTAACTCCACCCTGGTGACCCACCAGAGGACCCACACGGGCGAGAAGCCTTATATATGCATTGAGTGCGGTAAGGGCTTCATCCACAGTTCTGACTACAACCGTCACCACCGCGTCCATCGTGGAGAGAAGCGCTACACCTGTAAAGAGTGTGGGAAGAGCTTCAGCCAGAGCTCCTACCTGGTCATCCACCAGCGCATCCACACCGGAGAGAAACCATTTGTGTGTAATGATTGTGGAAAGTGTTTCAGCCGCAACTCTTCACTGGTGACACATCAGAGGGTGCACACCGGCGAGCGGCCATACACCTGCGCAGAATGTGGAAAGAGCTTCCGCCAAAGTTCCCACCTCCTCATCCACCAGAGGACACATACTCCAGACAGTCACCTGGCGCTTCGTGCCATGATGTGA
- the LOC122923421 gene encoding oocyte zinc finger protein XlCOF6.1-like isoform X2 has translation MNAFGPMNGAEDENTLYIQQCGVLLDCHDDVDDISQSAPGEESEESFFDSEKKNCSPHSSSAKAGPSGKGTSKLSNIIAHLQSLASERESSRRETGVEETVAFQMAESSYGYDTQDIPFEDHAEHLASPRGRSHSSDQRLKAFKAIKILQDTDSKDKKYICVECGKTSRYKSAYLRHKRTHTGEKPFSCTDCGKCFRRSSQLVTHQRIHTGEKPYTCLRCGKSFSCNSTLVTHQRTHTGEKPYICIECGKGFIHSSDYNRHHRVHRGEKRYTCKECGKSFSQSSYLVIHQRIHTGEKPFVCNDCGKCFSRNSSLVTHQRVHTGERPYTCAECGKSFRQSSHLLIHQRTHTPDSHLALRAMM, from the exons ATGA ACGCGTTTGGGCCGATGAATGGAGCTGAAGACGAGAACACGTTGTACATCCAGCAGTGCGGCGTGCTCTTAGACTGTCACGACGACGTTGACGACATTTCTCAGTCGGCTCCAGGTGAAGAGAGCGAGGAAAGCTTCTTTGATTCTGAGAAGAAGAATTGCTCACCTCACAGCAGCTCAGCCAAAGCGGGCCCCAGCGGCAAAGGGACGAGCAAGCTGTCTAACATCATAGCCCATCTGCAGAGCTTGGCCAGCGAGCGGGAGTCGTCCCGCAGGGAGACTGGGGTGGAGGAGACCGTCGCTTTTCAGATGGCTGAAAGCTCTTACGGTTATGACACACAGGACATTCCCTTTGAAGATCACGCCGAGCACTTGGCCTCCCCCAGGGGGCGCTCACACTCCTCAGATCAACGCCTAAAAGCTTTTAAAGcaattaaaatcctgcaggacaCGGACTCGAAGGACAAAAAGTATATTTGTGTGGAGTGTGGGAAAACTAGCCGTTACAAGTCTGCCTATCTACGGCACAAGAGGACGCACACCGGCGAGAAACCCTTCAGTTGTACCGATTGTGGTAAGTGTTTCCGGAGGAGTTCTCAGCTGGTAACTCACCAGCGAATCCATACCGGTGAGAAGCCCTACACCTGCCTGCGCTGCGGGAAGAGCTTCAGCTGTAACTCCACCCTGGTGACCCACCAGAGGACCCACACGGGCGAGAAGCCTTATATATGCATTGAGTGCGGTAAGGGCTTCATCCACAGTTCTGACTACAACCGTCACCACCGCGTCCATCGTGGAGAGAAGCGCTACACCTGTAAAGAGTGTGGGAAGAGCTTCAGCCAGAGCTCCTACCTGGTCATCCACCAGCGCATCCACACCGGAGAGAAACCATTTGTGTGTAATGATTGTGGAAAGTGTTTCAGCCGCAACTCTTCACTGGTGACACATCAGAGGGTGCACACCGGCGAGCGGCCATACACCTGCGCAGAATGTGGAAAGAGCTTCCGCCAAAGTTCCCACCTCCTCATCCACCAGAGGACACATACTCCAGACAGTCACCTGGCGCTTCGTGCCATGATGTGA